The genomic interval CATCGCACGCCGCATCTGATTCGCTTCGCTCAGATACTTGCTCGCAAGCACCACGGCCGGAATCAGCGTCGGTGCGTACTTCACCGCCTCCATCACCGTATTGCGCGACGCATCGCGATCCGACTTTTCAAGCTCCAGCGCCCGCGCGGTCAACAGCACGCCGCGCTGACGGCGGTACAGCGCCTTGTCGATCAGACCCGACGCGACGTTTTTCTCGAGGATGGCGAGTGCGCCGGTCCAGTCGCCCCTGGCGCAGCGAAAGCCCAGCGCGGCTTGCGAGGCCCATATCGAGGACGGCGATACCTTCAGCGCTTCCTCGGCGATCGCCACCGCAGCCTGCGGATCGTCGGCCCGCTGGGCTTCGATGAAAAGCCCGCGCAAGCCCAATAACCGCGTATCCGCTCGCTCTGCCATGGCGCGGAACGCACGCTGCGCGCGGTCCGCATCGCCGTCGAGCTGCGCGGACTGCGCGTGCAATAGCAGCGCCAACGGCTCGTGCGACACCAGACGCCGGGCAACCTTGGCATGCGTCCGTGCGGCCGCGGCGTCGCCGTGACCGATCGCAAGCAGGCCACGGGTAATCGCGTCCCGGCCGCGCCTGCTCCGACGCTCCCGGCGCGCACGCCGGATGCGTCTCGGTGCTTGCCACAGACCCCGCACGATGCTCCACACCAGCAGGGTGGCAACGACAAGCAGGCCCAACCCAAGTGCGAAAGCCGGTAGCGTGGTCTCGATTCGCCAGACATCCCACGACATCACGATCGTGCCGGTCTGATCGGCAACCCAGGTGGCGCCCAATGCCGCGAGCGCGATTAGAACGAGGAACAGGATGATGCGAAACATCTGAAACCTATGGCGCTGGTTTGGTCAGCGCCGCCATCGCGTCGGCTGCGAACTGACGCGACGCGGCAAGAGCGGCATCGTATGCGTCGGCCTTGGCGATCCAGGGCTCGGCGGCAGTGCGATCGGCTGGAGGAAGCGCGTTCAATTCCGCCTTCGCGGCAGCAACATCGTTTTGCTTTGCCGATGCCGTGATGCGCGCAACCACGGCGCCGGTGGAATCCGCGGGTGAAGCATCGATGCGTTCGATACGCACCAGACGCGCGGCGCCCTCCTGCAACCGGTCCACGAGGCTGCTGCCGGTCGTCGCCAGGACCGGTGCCGGTGCCGGCGCGAGCTTTGGCACGATCGCAAGCAGTTCGTGAGACAGCACGGTCGCGCTCGGCACGCCCGAGTCCGCGAACGTCTCCAGCGGCTTCAACGCGTCGGGGTCGGCAACCAGGGCCTTCGATGCCGCCAGCAGATCGCCATAAGGCTGCCCGTGGCGCACCGACACGTTCAGCAGCGTCGCCGCCACGGCCCGGCGAAGCGGCACGTCGTCGGCCGGAGCAGCGCCATGCTTGGTTGCCTCGGCGGTCAGGGTTTGCGTCGTCTGCTCGACCTGGTGCTCGACTTGGGCGAGCCGCGCGCTGATGGCCGCAAGGTCAGACGCCTGCTCGGCGCCATGCGGCACGGATGCTCCGTCCTTCAAGGCCGCAGCCAACTTGTCGGATTGACCGCGAACGGTTGCCAGTTCGCCGCGCAAGGATGCAACGGATTTTTCCAGAGCACCGATACGCGCCGCGGCGGCCGGATCGGGCGCCGGAGCAGCCGGCTTGCTGGCCCTCGACTCGACACTGGCTACCCGATTCGAAAGAGCGCCAAATTCCGCCGCACTGACTTGCGC from Nitrobacter sp. NHB1 carries:
- a CDS encoding heme biosynthesis HemY N-terminal domain-containing protein; amino-acid sequence: MFRIILFLVLIALAALGATWVADQTGTIVMSWDVWRIETTLPAFALGLGLLVVATLLVWSIVRGLWQAPRRIRRARRERRSRRGRDAITRGLLAIGHGDAAAARTHAKVARRLVSHEPLALLLHAQSAQLDGDADRAQRAFRAMAERADTRLLGLRGLFIEAQRADDPQAAVAIAEEALKVSPSSIWASQAALGFRCARGDWTGALAILEKNVASGLIDKALYRRQRGVLLTARALELEKSDRDASRNTVMEAVKYAPTLIPAVVLASKYLSEANQMRRAMRIIETAWLAQPHPDLADAYAHVMPGDSARERLARVETLAENASGHPESVMAIARAAIDASEFARAREVLEPLIAAPTQRVAMLMAEIEHNEHGDSGRARAWTLRAVRALHDPVWTADGYVSDHWRPVSPVTGRLDAFQWQAPLAALPSSRPALVEAEFSDQIAGDAPRFEALPAASQSAAQDGATVAVESSSSETVAASAEAATSPTFRTQSDPNKAEAASDIPAVIAIVRAPDDPGVDDSPQDDGFAEETSQVARQAGGLRGLLSRRGS
- a CDS encoding COG4223 family protein, whose product is MIAAVAGAVAAGLVVGGTWLTGWPPLSSAPSAAPQAQVSAAEFGALSNRVASVESRASKPAAPAPDPAAAARIGALEKSVASLRGELATVRGQSDKLAAALKDGASVPHGAEQASDLAAISARLAQVEHQVEQTTQTLTAEATKHGAAPADDVPLRRAVAATLLNVSVRHGQPYGDLLAASKALVADPDALKPLETFADSGVPSATVLSHELLAIVPKLAPAPAPVLATTGSSLVDRLQEGAARLVRIERIDASPADSTGAVVARITASAKQNDVAAAKAELNALPPADRTAAEPWIAKADAYDAALAASRQFAADAMAALTKPAP